DNA from Verrucomicrobiia bacterium:
GATAAAATAAGGGCTGTATTATAAATTTCATTATCAAAATGAACCAAATTATGGCGCACCGCATCGGCTGTGCCTTGATACCAACCCTGATTCGGATTACCGGTTTGCTGAGCTGCCATGATCTCAACAAAACCCGAAGAAAATTCATCAAACTTATAAGTGCGCTGAATATGGCGATGCAGCGAAGAACTGTTAAATTGCGTCAGTAAATAAATCTGGCGCAAATTGGAATTCAAACAATTACTAATGGGAATATCCACCAACCGATATTTTCCGCCCAACGGCACCGCCGGTTTCGCGCGATCTTTCGTTAAAGGAAATAAGCGCGTTCCAGCTCCCCCCCCCATAACAATCGCAGCCGTGCGCTGAATCTTTTGAACAATTCCACTCGATGCTTGACTCATAGCCCTTATTTTATCGCGCTTCTCACTGATCACAAGGAGAATGGTAAACCATCACGCTGAAAATGATTCCCCACAAGAACAGTGAGCAACCGCATTCGGATTAGTCACTTTAAAACCGCCTTTTTGTAAATCATCCGAAAAATCCAATTCCGATCCACTCACAAATAAAGCGCTTTTAGGATCCACAACAACTTTCAAACCGTTGGATTCCACAAGAATATCCCGATTCGCTGGACCCGCAACCAGATCCATTTTATATTGCAAACCAGAACACCCCCCACCCACCACCGCAATGCGCAATGCACCTGGCGTCTTACCTTGTTTTTCCCAAAGGCTTTTCAACTTGTGCGCTGCCTTATCCGACACACGCACCAGTTTTTCATTGCCGATTTTATAATTCACTGTCGGCGCTGGAGTGGCTTCTGTCATGAGCTACAGCTTATCTATTGCATGAACTGGGTCAATCCCAGCCTTATTTTGACAAAAATAGAAGGCTGCTTTAGATTAAAATCAAGCAGCCTAAATCACCATCGCTTCCTCGATGGTGATGCGGGGGACCCAAATCTTCGCTAATCACGAAAAAGGGGCTAACTCATTTCGGCAACGTGATGAGAGGTCACTTTCCAGACCTAGCCCGCCAGCTAACCTCGTCGGCATTGGGAAGGGCGATCCTCTAATCCCGCCAGGAGGTGGGTAATTACGATCACTCAAGTAAAAAACTGAAAATAAAGGGAGCGTTTTCTGGCTTTACGAGACGTTTCCGATGTGGAGTGTCGTAATGAAAAATTCACTCGATCGTGCCGCGCATGTCGTGAAGCGTTGGTTTCTCAATCTTTACCCGATTCAACAAGTCGTTTTAGGTTATCTTTCTTACATTATTTTGGGTTGGTTTTTCTTACTTTTGCCCTGGAGTCAAAAAGTAAAAAATATGAGTTGGCTGGATCATCTTTTTACCGCCACATCAGCAGTCTCAACTACGGGACTCGCAACGATGAGCATTGCTGACTCTTACACTTTTTTCGGTCAAGGCATCGTGCTTTTTTTGATCCAACTCGGGGGCTTGGGTTATATGACTTTGAGTTCTTTCATTGTATTATCGGCGTCGGGAAAAATTTCTTCCTTTCGTCATCGCATCACTTCAACAGCATTAAGTTTACCGCAAGGTTTTGAAGTGATTCGCTTTTTGCGACAGGTGATCGGTTTTACGCTCATCATCGAAATCATTGGAACCTGGGGACTTTATTTTATTTTTGTAAAAGAGGATGTCCCCCAAGCTTTATGGGAAGCCATTTTCCACAGTGTCTCGGCTTTTTGCACGGCAGGTTTTAGTCTTTTCAATACTAGCTTGGAGGCCTATCGCAATCATGTTGGTCTGAACTGTCTCATCATAGTTTTAAGTTATTTAGGAGCCATCGGTTTTATTGTCATGAGTGATGTTTGGACTTCTTTGAAGTATCGAAAAACCCATATCACTCTCACCTCAAAAATCATTTTAATGAGCACGCTGTGGATTAGTGTCATCGGGACTTTACTTCTCTTTTTTGACGAGTCTTCCACCCGATCCTTGCCATTTTTTCAACGTGCCATGACAGCTTTTTTTCAAACTATGACCGCTAGCACCACGGTTGGTTTCAATACCATTCCTATTGGTGCGCTGACCGCTAGTTCGTTGTTTTTATTAACTCTCATTATGATCATCGGCGCTTCACCTGCTGGTACGGGGGGTGGTTTAAAAACTACGACCTTCACAGCATTATGGGCGGTCATGGCTTCTACATTTCGTCAGCAAGAAAAAATTACGTTCTTCAAAAAACAGATTCCTCGGGCACGTATTTTTAGCGCCATAGCAAGTTTAATGTTTTATCTTTTCACATTCATTGCGGGAGTTTACGCGCTTACATTAACAGAAAAATTGCCATTACCCGATCTTGCTTTTGAAGCCGCTTCAGCTTTGGGAACCGTGGGATTGAGTCGCGGCATTACCGGAAATTTAACCAATTTAGGAAAAATAATCATCACTGCTTTGATGTTTTTAGGTCGGATAGGCCCTATTTCCATTGGAATGGCACTTTTTACGACACGAGAAAAAATTTCAGACTTCGCTACGGAAGAAGATATCGCTATTTAATGATTATGACTCTCGAACAACTTCATCATGATAATGGGTTACGACAAAAACTTTTCCCCATTACCCAACATCAAATTTTTATGGCTCACGCAGGCGTGAGTCCACTGCCACAGCCGGCTTACGAGGCGATTGAAAAAGAGGCGCGCACCGCAACCACGCTCCAGCAAGAATCGGATTATCACCGAAAGTTAGCGCATGCACGACAAACCGTTTCACGAATTTTTAAAGTGGAAGCAGAAGAGGTGGCGTTATTAGGCCCGACAAGTTTGGGATTAAATTTGGTCGCCAATGGATTGGACTGGAAACCTGGCGATGAAGTGATTTTTTACCCCGATGATTATCCAACGAATGTTTATCCCTGGCTTAATTTAGAAACGAAAGGGGTTAAACTCGTCCCGTTAAAACCCAAGCAAATTGGCGAAATTACACCAGAATTGGTTGCCAAAGCGATTACGCCTCGCTGCAAACTAGTCGCCCTGGCTTCCGCTAATTTTTTAACGGGTTACACGATTGATGTCACCGATATTGGCAAAATCGCTCACGATGTGGGCGCCCTTTTTTCTTTAGATGCCATCCAAACTTTGGGTGCGATTGAGACGCCTTTAGATGAGGCGGATTTCGTTTCTGCTGATTCACACAAATGGATGCTCGGCCCTTTAGCCGCAGGCATTTTTATTGTTAAAAAGCATGTTTTGGATCGTTTGAGATCTTCTCTTCTCGGCTCTCCCAATGTCCAAACGCAAAACTTTGTGGCAGCGACTCAAATCAAACCGGTCGAAGGTGCAGCGCGTTATGAATCCGGCGCGATGAATTTGATTGGAATCGCGGGAATGATTGCATCTTTGGAACTCTTGGAGTCCATTGGGATTTCCAATATCGAAAATTATTTGCGAACTCAGAGACGGCGTTTGGTTGAGGTTCTACAATCCCACGGTTTTGAATTTCCCATACTGCCTGCAGAAACTCCTGGCCACGGTGTGGTCACCACTTTTTGCCATCCGAAAATTCCTACGGAACAACTCTTTCGCAAACTTCTTTCTGAAAAAATAATCGCCTCTCATCGCTGGAGTCGCGACGGCAAAGAATGGATTCGATTATCTCCGCATTGCTATATTCTACCTCAAGAAATGGAACAAACATTAAATTTTATCGTAAATTTTAAATGAGGTGCTTCTTGCTTATTTTCATTTTCTAAGTTAAGTTCTTTCCCATGAACAAAGTCGTTCTTTTCTCCTTTCTCGTTTTAAGCCAAAGTTTACCCCTCGTTGCTGCGCCACCTAAAACGGTCACAGCTATGAAAGCCAAGGAAATTGCCACCGAGGTTTTAGATCCTGCTACCCGACAGCGCGTTATAGCCATTCGTGGGCTACGTAGCATGTTGTCCCCTGTTCCTGTGGAATGGTTGATTTGGTTTTATGATCCTAATGCCGTTCAAAATGGCCGACGCGTACGAGTTAGCAGCGACAATGTTACGGAAATCAAAGAAGGTTTTACGGAAATCGGACGTGCACGACTTTTCCCTTATCAAATGGAAGAAGTCATTCCTAGCGATCGTTTGCAGGTTGATTCCGATGAAGCTCTAGCGCGTGTCATGAATTTAGGCCCTTTGAAAGGAAGAAAGGTTACCTCTTCGCTTTGGGAATTAAAAAAAGCCAAAGGCAATGTTCCACCCCTTTGGCATATCACTCTCTTTACAGAAGTAGGTGGCAAAGAAAAACTTTTGGCTAAAGTGCGTCTTTCTGCCGAAGACGGACGTTTGATTGAACTTAATTTAGCGAACTAGTAATTAGATTTGAAACGGATTGCTCCATTTTTCATTTTCTTTTTTTCATTTTTTACCCTTTTCGCACAACTTTCCCCTCTCGCAACAAAACCTGATTGGTCATTGCTTAATCGTTATCAAAAAAGCTTATCTCGCGAACAATTTGAAAATCTTGTTAAAACTCATTATTCTCGTGACAAAACTTTTTTTCGCTATTGTCGATTCCAAGACCAAAAAAGCGTCACCCTTTATCAAGATCTCAACCATACTCAGCCGTTATGGACCTTTTATTTTAACCCAAAATCTCAACCTCTCTGCACACCACGTCAATCTTCCCTTAAAAATTTAGTCATCGCTTTAGATCCAGGCCATCTGGGGGGAGAGTGGGCGCGTTTGGAAGAGCGTTACTTCCGCATTGGCAACGATCCACCCATCAAAGAATGGAATCTGAATGTTTTAACCTGCCATCTCATCGAATTTCTTTTAAAAAAAGAAGGGGCCAAAGTGGTATGGGTCAAAAAAAATAGTGAGCCTGTCACGCCCTTGCGACCCAAAGATTTGTGGGGAGAAGCTTTCAATAGTTTAGTTGAGGACAAACTTCTCAAACCCAATACACGCACACTCG
Protein-coding regions in this window:
- a CDS encoding iron-sulfur cluster assembly accessory protein, whose product is MTEATPAPTVNYKIGNEKLVRVSDKAAHKLKSLWEKQGKTPGALRIAVVGGGCSGLQYKMDLVAGPANRDILVESNGLKVVVDPKSALFVSGSELDFSDDLQKGGFKVTNPNAVAHCSCGESFSA
- a CDS encoding potassium transporter KtrB produces the protein MKNSLDRAAHVVKRWFLNLYPIQQVVLGYLSYIILGWFFLLLPWSQKVKNMSWLDHLFTATSAVSTTGLATMSIADSYTFFGQGIVLFLIQLGGLGYMTLSSFIVLSASGKISSFRHRITSTALSLPQGFEVIRFLRQVIGFTLIIEIIGTWGLYFIFVKEDVPQALWEAIFHSVSAFCTAGFSLFNTSLEAYRNHVGLNCLIIVLSYLGAIGFIVMSDVWTSLKYRKTHITLTSKIILMSTLWISVIGTLLLFFDESSTRSLPFFQRAMTAFFQTMTASTTVGFNTIPIGALTASSLFLLTLIMIIGASPAGTGGGLKTTTFTALWAVMASTFRQQEKITFFKKQIPRARIFSAIASLMFYLFTFIAGVYALTLTEKLPLPDLAFEAASALGTVGLSRGITGNLTNLGKIIITALMFLGRIGPISIGMALFTTREKISDFATEEDIAI
- a CDS encoding aminotransferase class V-fold PLP-dependent enzyme, producing the protein MTLEQLHHDNGLRQKLFPITQHQIFMAHAGVSPLPQPAYEAIEKEARTATTLQQESDYHRKLAHARQTVSRIFKVEAEEVALLGPTSLGLNLVANGLDWKPGDEVIFYPDDYPTNVYPWLNLETKGVKLVPLKPKQIGEITPELVAKAITPRCKLVALASANFLTGYTIDVTDIGKIAHDVGALFSLDAIQTLGAIETPLDEADFVSADSHKWMLGPLAAGIFIVKKHVLDRLRSSLLGSPNVQTQNFVAATQIKPVEGAARYESGAMNLIGIAGMIASLELLESIGISNIENYLRTQRRRLVEVLQSHGFEFPILPAETPGHGVVTTFCHPKIPTEQLFRKLLSEKIIASHRWSRDGKEWIRLSPHCYILPQEMEQTLNFIVNFK